A single genomic interval of Koleobacter methoxysyntrophicus harbors:
- the uvrB gene encoding excinuclease ABC subunit UvrB has product MDKFRVISRYVPKGDQPKAIEQLSRGLKSGMKFQTLLGATGTGKTFTIANVIQQTNRPTLVIAHNKTLAGQLCTELKEFLPENAVEYFVSYYDYYQPEAYIPQTDTYIEKDASINDEIDKLRHSATCALFERRDVVIVASVSCIYGLGSPIDYENQVISLRPGMVKDRNEIIRKLIDIQYSRNDIDFSRGRFRVRGDVIEIYPVSYTERAIRVELFGDEIDRITEIDTLTGEIIGERKHVSIFPASHYATPRDKLEMAIESIQKELKERLEELRKEGKLLEAQRLEQRTNYDIEMMREMGYCTGIENYSRHLSGRNPGDPPYTLIDYFPRDFLIIIDESHVTIPQLRGMYAGDRSRKETLVEYGFRLPSALDNRPLTFEEFEERINQIIFVSATPGPYELEKSQQVVEQIIRPTGLVDPEVVVRPVKGQIDDLLEEINERVAKKQRVLVTTLTKKMAEDLTDYLKEMGVKVTYLHSEIHTLERMKILRDLRLGEYDVLVGINLLREGLDLPEVSLVAILDADKEGFLRSETSLIQTIGRAARNADGKVIMYADTVTESMKRAINETNRRRKIQMDYNKKHGIIPQTIKKDIYEVIEATKAVTSKPLMNVAEAGGTYKVKDIKDVRKLDREELMKLIRELEEEMKIAAKNLEFERAAVLRDLIIELKGTSSKSGRATG; this is encoded by the coding sequence ATGGATAAATTTAGGGTCATTTCAAGATATGTTCCTAAGGGGGATCAGCCGAAGGCTATAGAACAGCTCAGCCGCGGCTTGAAATCGGGGATGAAGTTTCAGACCCTGCTGGGAGCTACGGGCACGGGTAAAACCTTCACTATTGCCAATGTAATTCAGCAGACAAATAGACCTACCCTGGTGATCGCCCATAACAAGACCCTGGCGGGTCAGTTATGTACTGAGCTAAAAGAATTTCTGCCAGAGAATGCGGTAGAGTACTTTGTAAGCTATTATGATTATTATCAGCCGGAAGCCTATATACCCCAGACCGATACCTATATTGAAAAAGATGCCTCCATAAATGATGAGATAGATAAACTCCGTCACTCGGCTACTTGCGCCCTCTTTGAAAGAAGGGATGTTGTCATAGTCGCCAGTGTTTCCTGCATATATGGTTTAGGTTCTCCTATTGACTATGAAAATCAGGTAATATCCCTGAGGCCGGGAATGGTTAAGGACAGAAATGAAATAATACGGAAACTGATCGATATCCAGTACAGCAGGAATGATATCGATTTTTCCAGGGGCAGATTCAGGGTTCGGGGCGATGTTATAGAAATTTATCCGGTTTCATATACCGAAAGGGCCATAAGGGTCGAGCTTTTTGGAGATGAGATAGATAGAATAACGGAAATAGATACCCTGACGGGGGAAATTATCGGGGAGAGGAAACACGTATCCATTTTTCCTGCAAGCCATTATGCTACACCCAGGGATAAGCTGGAAATGGCTATCGAATCTATTCAGAAGGAACTAAAGGAGAGACTGGAGGAACTCAGAAAGGAAGGCAAACTCCTGGAAGCCCAGAGACTGGAACAGAGGACCAATTACGATATCGAAATGATGAGAGAAATGGGGTACTGCACCGGTATAGAAAATTACTCGCGGCATTTAAGTGGGCGCAATCCCGGAGACCCGCCGTATACACTGATAGATTATTTCCCGAGGGATTTCTTGATTATTATCGATGAATCCCATGTAACAATACCCCAGCTCAGGGGCATGTACGCAGGGGACAGGTCCAGGAAGGAAACCCTTGTTGAATATGGTTTTCGCCTGCCGTCAGCCCTTGACAATAGACCCCTTACCTTTGAAGAATTTGAAGAGCGGATAAATCAGATAATATTTGTTTCAGCTACCCCGGGGCCCTATGAGCTGGAAAAAAGCCAGCAGGTGGTAGAACAGATAATCCGGCCGACGGGTCTTGTGGACCCCGAAGTGGTGGTTAGGCCTGTAAAGGGTCAGATAGATGACCTCCTTGAGGAAATAAACGAAAGAGTAGCCAAAAAACAGAGGGTTCTGGTAACAACCCTTACGAAGAAGATGGCAGAAGACCTTACTGACTACCTTAAAGAGATGGGTGTTAAGGTAACCTATCTCCATTCCGAGATTCATACCCTGGAACGGATGAAGATTTTGAGGGACCTGCGTTTGGGAGAATATGATGTCCTGGTTGGAATAAATCTCCTTAGGGAAGGTCTGGACCTGCCCGAGGTTTCATTAGTAGCTATTCTGGATGCTGATAAGGAGGGATTCCTCAGGTCAGAGACATCCCTCATCCAGACCATCGGAAGGGCTGCCCGTAATGCAGACGGAAAGGTAATAATGTATGCCGATACCGTTACGGAATCCATGAAAAGGGCGATAAATGAAACAAACAGGCGGAGAAAAATACAGATGGACTATAATAAGAAACACGGTATAATTCCTCAAACTATTAAAAAAGATATATATGAGGTTATTGAAGCTACAAAAGCCGTTACTTCAAAGCCTTTAATGAATGTTGCCGAGGCCGGTGGAACGTATAAGGTTAAGGACATTAAGGATGTAAGAAAATTGGATAGAGAGGAATTAATGAAGTTGATTCGGGAATTGGAAGAGGAGATGAAGATAGCGGCTAAGAACCTTGAATTTGAAAGGGCTGCTGTATTGCGGGATTTGATCATTGAACTGAAGGGAACCAGCAGTAAAAGCGGTAGAGCTACAGGTTAA